In Fusarium oxysporum f. sp. lycopersici 4287 chromosome 6, whole genome shotgun sequence, a single window of DNA contains:
- a CDS encoding hypothetical protein (At least one base has a quality score < 10) has product MLWIPQSHIDWQHGHLSLEVLIHLYMARSPLQARLAHQPNVQVLTSTHIVVERLFQEWLRNAQLSHDTNCPEKADEYANKAIALAVEETARAYYQHFLAKLASYWDRVRDQIGRQILPALSCLQRARDESAADTARILSAQTLRKIYCEAWAKYSRATSASGHLLGQGTECDMPDELPCWMATRQRLPPKDSWSDFVYGVLFYHPNTQPKWSRLYFLQLYRSFRDQWDRVKLWADQFDKQFGIRIGHYIRVMFNTDRSKEVGTAHGEGTWYHGRPPFFQIQFWAPYFSPPQSQKDIPLASVYQRHQYPDGLSPSAMSTIPTARDFQALDELVWEHWVQIVDNIDSLRSASHSYIRRHCRPALLYVRSLSGPTWGSNGDVKFVQPWSVERKDIDECEEEDVFRIPVVYNHIPKHMSESIINQPTIFLPDRDNVMGLLKNIESLPGHSASFIARLGWAMRELDNDGDQYDVRSRLVAKQQALDPTSQSQTLLEQFLRQTEPPEKKVLSPDAVDVLVIIEREEGEEEEEEGAEREAEDDEDDNDEGRAHRGDDIISYSDGISRSLAPLPAILTERDKACDPRASFPQWHSFLSDKPAESLSLHKTQASLSQDAVTITRQWDVDSIWLGAKNLCAIRAPNQFQLSFFSPHKSNLSTDQVIQPHGLDLAHTRHTSIGTFITAGIRFSVLVFFPDGARSKTPASSNSLSLARFRDLYDDIILPAIYETVPDHVKQEIPGSYDLIYAKSRAYQEKPGMGRWSAEDESRSYRLAYAIPASVLSHFWAAVVRNANRHRVQNKKGDAIPYFKNPRLLFQAHDLKNTFATDNLQESLALFRDTVLAGLDPTQIDIHSCWLDIGMRDHVRTSTTPPGNESQHHHEPWTLLWKSDCCRYLHDQMGDIAPETPIEATYYRPYLLRDAGGYYAKAKSTRKSNPGSPEARSSGLIRAKAYNCSKELFGVMFSDYQLFSSGFLPLLAFDEGMLKDLAVTDQSRQRAFVSQLNRSRLLDAWDANKRHMRAVSSLKRHPNFGVRKEVTLRLDVILAMWVSGRLEPDQSHHTGPMCWEVPLSRTPSFPHSDDLIIGEQQHCPFWVIPTRILTSFVSTQAARFILPLNYIFSAVTTAQSSDPASQILAFYTAQLFCRLLIHAVSSEREYRFDNWIWKATWQVRCRSPKSCRRKERRGLGLGDSIRTSGTLWIPDGHINWQTGHISLELLLEIYMSRSPLQAKLAHQTNVQALATSQVTVELLFQRLLQNAGAEYSRGHNEDAEILADRAIALAAEEIARAYHQHFLAKLHSYWDRLRGKIGRQKLPVLDLLQQAQEESAAETGRIPTAQTVHGIYAEAWAKYCQVTADGDGHDGDTDESPFSLGSTLPEELPCWMTTRRRLPPKNSWSDFLFDQIFCRPKPPTWNALFFLQLYRKFKDIWQNDIHAMSGPFDSRFSRRIGYYIQISFNSDQTKEVGTSHAQGTWYHAKPPFFQIQYWAPYFSPPRAQGKTCLSSIYRLRSYPEGLSPHSTPLILSPRQFHDLESAAWPHWVEIMHYSYRKPDWLPNSIRRHCKRALFYISYLAGPTWGLGDDVNFVIPWSMNNASRCSNDEWDIFYVPVAETHIPKTFVEDATSEPTILLPTRDNIISLLDTIKTLAGHSSTISERLSWTRRRLNNQGNQYDLPSHLAARRREVEPSVESQSLMERFLRQIDPPEWDIEPVDREELDEMRETAEENSSLSEEDTNNHGDDDDSEGNISLNDLA; this is encoded by the exons ATGCTCTGGATTCCTCAAAGTCACATCGACTGGCAGCACGGCCATCTCTCGCTTGAGGTACTGATTCATTTGTACATGGCCCGGAGTCCGCTTCAGGCGCGACTAGCCCACCAGCCCAATGTCCAAGTACTGACCTCGACCCATATCGTCGTCGAGCGGCTTTTTCAGGAATGGCTTCGCAATGCACAGCTGTCGCATGACACAAATTGCCCCGAGAAGGCAGATGAGTACGCTAATAAAGCCATCGCGCTTGCGGTTGAGGAAACCGCTCGAGCGTACTATCAGCATTTTCTTGCCAAGCTGGCGTCGTACTGGGATCGAGTTCGAGATCAAATCGGACGCCAGATTCTCCCTGCCCTATCTTGCCTCCAGCGAGCCCGAGATGAGTCAGCTGCCGACACTGCCCGTATCCTTTCAGCTCAGACCCTTCGTAAGATCTACTGCGAAGCTTGGGCTAAATACAGTCGAGCCACGTCAGCCAGCGGTCACCTTCTAGGACAAGGGACAGAATGCGATATGCCCGACGAATTACCCTGTTGGATGGCTACACGTCAGCGTCTGCCACCCAAAGACAGCTGGTCAGACTTTGTATATGGTGTGTTGTTCTACCATCCCAATACCCAGCCGAAGTGGTCACGATTGTATTTTCTACAGCTGTACCGAAGCTTCAGAGATCAATGGGATAGAGTGAAACTATGGGCAGACCAGTTTGACAAGCAATTTGGTATACGGATCGGCCATTATATTCGAGTCATGTTCAATACTGATCGCAGTAAAGAGGTTGGTACAGCCCATGGTGAGGGGACGTGGTATCATGGCAGGCCACCGTTTTTCCAGATTCAGTTTTGGGCACCTTACTTCTCACCACCTCAAAGCCAGAAAGATATACCTCTAGCTTCTGTGTATCAGCGCCATCAATATCCCGATGGCCTGTCCCCTTCTGCTATGTCAACAATTCCAACCGCTCGAGACTTCCAGGCTCTTGATGAATTGGTTTGGGAGCACTGGGTTCAGATCGTGGATAACATAGACAGTCTACGCTCCGCTAGTCATTCTTACATTCGACGCCATTGCCGGCCGGCACTACTCTACGTGAGATCCCTTTCGGGCCCGACCTGGGGTTCTAACGGAGATGTGAAGTTCGTCCAGCCCTGGTCCGTGGAAAGAAAGGATATTGACGAAtgcgaagaagaggatgttTTCCGGATCCCTGTCGTATATAACCATATTCCAAAACACATGTCCGAATCTATAATCAACCAACCGACGATTTTCTTACCAGACCGAGATAATGTTATGGGACTACTCAAAAACATCGAATCACTTCCAGGTCATTCGGCATCGTTCATAGCACGTCTCGGTTGGGCTATGCGGGAGCTTGATAACGATGGAGATCAATACGACGTCCGTAGTCGCCTAGTGGCCAAGCAACAAGCACTAGACCCTACTAGTCAAAGTCAGACCCTTTTAGAACAGTTTCTACGCCAGACGGAACCTCCGGAGAAGAAAGTTTTGTCTCCAGATGCTGTTGACGTCTTAGTCATtattgaaagagaagaaggagaggaggaggaagaggaagggGCTGAGCGAGAGGCcgaagacgatgaggacgataATGATGAAGGGCGAGCACATAGAGGCGACGATATTATCTCATATAGTGATG GAATCAGCCGTTCTCTTGCTCCTTTGCCAGCAATACTCACAGAGCGTGACAAGGCATGCGATCCCCGTGCTTCCTTTCCACAATGGCACAGCTTCCTCTCTGATAAGCCTGCTGAGTCGCTGTCTCTCCACAAAACGCAGGCTTCACTATCTCAAGACGCCGTGACCATTACGCGACAGTGGGATGTCGACAGTATATGGCTCGGGGCAAAGAATCTGTGTGCCATCAGAGCCCCCAATCAGTTTCAACTATCCTTCTTTTCGCCCCACAAGAGCAATCTCTCTACCGACCAGGTCATTCAACCCCACGGTCTAGATCTGGCGCATACACGTCATACCTCCATCGGCACCTTTATCACCGCTGGCATCCGTTTTTCCGTCTTGGTTTTCTTCCCGGATGGAGCTCGTTCAAAAACACCCGCCTCTTCTAATAGCCTCTCACTCGCGCGATTCAGAGACCTCTATGATGATATCATCCTCCCTGCTATATATGAGACTGTCCCTGACCACGTAAAGCAGGAAATCCCCGGATCATATGACCTAATCTATGCAAAATCGCGCGCCTACCAGGAAAAGCCAGGGATGGGTCGCTGGAGCGCTGAAGACGAGAGTCGATCGTACCGCCTAGCATATGCCATCCCTGCCAGTGTGCTTTCGCATTTCTGGGCAGCAGTTGTGAGGAACGCGAACCGGCATCGTGTCCAGAACAAGAAGGGGGATGCCATCCCATACTTCAAAAACCctcgtcttctctttcaagCCCACGATCTGAAAAACACATTCGCGACAGACAATCTTCAAGAAAGCCTGGCGCTCTTTCGGGATACCGTCCTAGCTGGTCTTGATCCGACCCAGATCGATATACACTCTTGCTGGCTAGATATAGGTATGCGGGACCATGTACGTACGTCAACTACACCGCCAGGAAACGAGAGTCAGCACCACCACGAGCCCTGGACGCTTCTTTGGAAGAGTGACTGCTGCCGTTATCTCCACGACCAAATGGGCGATATAGCTCCGGAGACTCCTATTGAGGCCACGTACTATCGGCCCTATCTTCTCAGGGATGCTGGAGGATACTATGCAAAGGCAAAGTCAACTCGCAAGTCAAACCCTGGCAGCCCAGAAGCTAGGTCGTCTGGTCTCATTCGGGCCAAAGCGTACAATTGCAGCAAGGAGCTGTTCGGCGTCATGTTCAGCGATTACCAGCTCTTCAGCTCAGGCTTCCTACCGCTTCTCGCTTTTGACGAAGGGATGCTAAAAGACTTGGCAGTCACGGATCAAAGTCGCCAGCGTGCATTTGTCTCGCAGCTCAACCGTTCCCGCCTGCTGGATGCATGGGATGCTAATAAACGGCACATGAGAGCCGTCTCATCCTTGAAACGACACCCTAACTTTGGGGTTCGGAAAGAGGTCACCCTGCGGCTCGATGTCATCCTGGCCATGTGGGTTAGTGGTAGGCTAGAGCCAGACCAAAGCCACCATACTGGTCCAATGTGTTGGGAAGTTCCTCTAAGTCGTACTCCTTCTTTCCCTCATTCGGATGATCTTATTATTGGCGAGCAGCAGCACTGCCCTTTTTGGGTAATCCCGACCAGGATATTAACTTCATTCGTGTCTACTCAAGCCGCGCGTTTTATACTTCCGCTCAATTATATCTTTTCCGCAGTGACGACGGCACAATCATCTGATCCTGCTTCGCAGATACTCGCATTCTATACCGCACAGCTCTTCTGCCGTCTCTTGATCCACGCTGTCAGCAGTGAGCGGGAATATAGATTTGACAACTGGATATGGAAAGCAACGTGGCAGGTCCGTTGTCGAAGCCCCAAAAGCTGTCGCCGCAAGGAGCGAAGGGGTCTTGGTCTGGGTGATTCTATCCGGACGTCTGGCACGCTGTGGATCCCTGATGGTCATATCAATTGGCAGACAGGTCACATCTCGCTCGAACTGCTATTGGAGATCTACATGTCTCGGAGTCCGCTCCAAGCTAAGCTAGCCCACCAAACTAATGTCCAAGCACTTGCTACAAGTCAAGTGACGGTCGAGCTACTGTTCCAGCGGCTACTCCAGAATGCTGGGGCTGAGTATAGTCGAGGACACAACGAGGATGCGGAGATTCTCGCTGACCGGGCCATCGCTCTTGCGGCGGAAGAGATTGCCCGTGCTTATCATCAGCACTTTCTTGCGAAGCTACATTCCTACTGGGATCGACTCCGAGGTAAGATTGGGCGCCAGAAACTACCGGTTCTGGATCTGTTACAGCAAGCCCAGGAAGAGTCAGCAGCTGAGACTGGACGAATCCCTACTGCCCAGACTGTTCACGGCATCTATGCCGAGGCATGGGCTAAGTACTGTCAAGTTACGGCGGATGGTGACGGTCATGATGGTGACACCGATGAATCACCATTCTCACTGGGATCTACTTTGCCTGAGGAGCTGCCTTGTTGGATGACTACTCGTCGCCGTCTGCCTCCAAAGAACAGCTGGTCTGACTTTCTGTTTGACCAGATCTTCTGTCGTCCTAAGCCACCGACTTGGAACGCGCTCTTCTTTCTCCAACTCTACCGCAAATTCAAGGATATCTGGCAGAACGACATACATGCGATGTCGGGTCCTTTCGATAGTCGTTTCAGTCGCCGGATCGGGTACTATATCCAGATCTCGTTCAACAGTGACCAGACAAAGGAGGTCGGCACTAGTCATGCCCAGGGTACCTGGTATCATGCCAAACCGCCCTTCTTCCAGATCCAGTACTGGGCTCCGTATTTCTCTCCACCGCGGGCTCAAGGAAAGACGTGTCTGTCGTCTATTTATCGACTCCGCAGCTATCCTGAAGGTCTTTCCCCTCACTCTACTCCCTTAATCCTGTCACCCCGGCAGTTTCACGACCTTGAAAGCGCGGCCTGGCCACACTGGGTTGAGATAATGCATTATTCATATCGTAAACCAGATTGGCTACCAAACTCTATCCGACGGCATTGCAAACGTGCGTTATTCTATATCTCTTACCTTGCCGGACCAACTTGGGGTTTAGGCGATGATGTGAACTTTGTTATCCCATGGTCTATGAACAATGCATCTCGCTGTAGCAATGATGAGTGGGACATTTTCTATGTGCCTGTGGCTGAAACCCATATCCCGAAGAcgtttgttgaagatgcaaCAAGCGAGCCGACCATTCTGCTACCCACACGTGATAACATTATCAGTTTGCTCGACACTATCAAAACCCTTGCTGGCCACTCTTCTACCATCTCAGAACGCCTATCTTGGACAAGACGTCGGCTCAATAATCAGGGCAACCAGTACGACCTGCCTAGTCATCTTGCTGCTCGGCGTCGGGAAGTAGAGCCATCGGTGGAGAGCCAGTCCCTCATGGAACGGTTCCTTCGCCAAATTGATCCGCCGGAATGGGATATCGAGCCTGTTGatagagaagaattagaCGAAATGCGGGAGACGGCAGAAGAGAATAGCTCCCTTTCAGAAGAGGATACTAATAATCACGGCGACGATGACGATTCAGAAGGAAATATCAGCTTAAATGACCTAGCATAA